From a single Microbacterium terrisoli genomic region:
- a CDS encoding sensor histidine kinase, which translates to MFRRLTTAQIVIDVTVAVLFALVSLPREMWTTFGGLPSEAISVLVCAIFGAAVAVRRLSPPLALGIAWAGAIVQMSFGRGPAIVDFAVFAVLYTAAAYGSRLVFWFGFSSAIAGAAVATAYLFLVLGAIPLSMSTLTTAVAVLIAATFALLLAWTAGALVRTSRRARTTRVAQQRAEAETAAEAERARIARDMHDVVAHSLAVVIAQADGARYATADRTRLDALETISVTARAALADVRVLLAQLRHRQEDGPQPTIADLDLMFAQMRAAGLELRIDIDPTPKTDPPAATQLAVYRILQEALTNALRHGAGAVEVGLAWHADRVDLSVRNALRPGRATAASPPIGERTARGHGLIGMRERALLVGGELDAAAHGDGFIVQAALPIGGAL; encoded by the coding sequence GTGTTCCGTCGCCTGACCACCGCCCAGATCGTCATCGACGTGACGGTTGCGGTGCTGTTCGCGCTCGTGTCTCTGCCCCGGGAGATGTGGACGACGTTCGGCGGTCTGCCGAGCGAGGCGATCTCGGTGCTCGTGTGCGCGATCTTCGGCGCAGCCGTCGCTGTACGCCGCCTGTCGCCGCCGCTGGCGCTGGGGATCGCGTGGGCCGGTGCCATCGTGCAGATGTCGTTCGGCCGGGGGCCGGCGATCGTCGACTTCGCGGTGTTCGCAGTGCTGTACACCGCGGCGGCGTATGGATCGCGTCTGGTGTTCTGGTTCGGCTTCTCATCGGCGATCGCGGGTGCGGCGGTGGCCACGGCCTATCTGTTCCTGGTGCTCGGTGCGATTCCGCTGTCGATGAGCACGTTGACCACGGCGGTCGCGGTGCTGATCGCTGCAACCTTCGCACTGCTGCTGGCCTGGACGGCGGGGGCGCTCGTGCGCACGTCGCGCCGGGCCCGAACGACCCGTGTCGCGCAGCAGCGTGCCGAGGCCGAGACGGCCGCCGAGGCAGAGCGGGCGCGCATCGCGCGTGACATGCACGATGTCGTCGCGCACTCGCTCGCGGTCGTGATCGCGCAGGCCGACGGAGCGCGTTATGCCACGGCGGACCGCACGCGGCTCGACGCGCTGGAGACGATCTCGGTGACCGCCCGTGCGGCGCTGGCCGACGTGCGCGTGCTGCTGGCTCAACTGCGCCACCGGCAAGAAGACGGGCCGCAGCCGACCATCGCCGATCTCGACCTCATGTTCGCCCAGATGCGTGCCGCGGGCCTTGAGCTTCGCATCGACATCGACCCGACGCCGAAGACGGATCCGCCCGCGGCCACGCAGCTGGCGGTCTATCGCATTCTGCAAGAGGCGCTCACCAATGCTCTGCGACACGGAGCCGGCGCAGTCGAGGTCGGCCTGGCATGGCACGCCGACCGGGTCGACCTGTCGGTGCGCAACGCGCTGCGGCCCGGCCGCGCGACGGCCGCGTCGCCCCCGATAGGGGAGCGGACGGCGCGCGGGCACGGACTGATCGGCATGCGCGAACGCGCGCTGCTGGTCGGCGGCGAACTGGATGCCGCAGCCCACGGCGACGGGTTCATCGTGCAGGCGGCGCTGCCGATCGGAGGTGCCCTGTGA
- a CDS encoding glycoside hydrolase family 3 N-terminal domain-containing protein codes for MYDDVPAFPHVSERVQTLHAQMTLDEKLAQLVGYWLDQNGTVAPMQSEMAAGQKAAGALAEVTRDGIGHYTRVYGTRPVEPAERAQWLWHEQRRLKRETRLGIPAIVHEECLTGLAAWKAAVFPTPLAWGAAFDPDLVREMAQAIGDSMRELGVHQGLAPVLDVIQDPRWGRVDECIGEDPYLVGTVGTAYVQGLQASGIHATLKHFAGYSASQSGRNHAPVHVGPREMADVFVPPFEMAVAEGRPASVMNAYTALDGLPMAADPGYLTTLLHDRLGFDGVVVADYFSVAFLEVMQAVASDRGHAAALALEAGVDVELPTGDAYLEPLRERVRSGAFDERYIDRAVLRVLRQKEQLGLLDADAYEDEPPTLIDLDSPRHRDIARRLAQESVVLLSNDGTLPLKPATRIAVIGPNADRSEALQGCYSFANHVLAHHPGVPVGVQIPTVSEALRTAGFETTFAHGCAVDGTDTSGFADAVVAARDADVAVIVAGDQAGLFGRGTVGEGNDAESLELPGVQRALIEAVVATGTPVVVVLLTGRPYVLDWALDAEGPRPHAVLQSFFPGEEGGTAIADVLSGDAAPSGRLPISLPRSTGAQPYTYLHPILGGDSDVTAAHSRPVRPFGFGLSYTTFAYRDLVVDAECPAGDEFDAEVTVTNTGSVAGTDVVQLYGHDVQAQIARPVAQLLGYARVHLEAGESVRVRFRVPSVRFAFSDRSLTRIVEPGDVQVWIGAHSEATAADAETAADARDDGGFGVSADGGHRATELRVAGAATARATVALTGRPHAVTGAEARTVRCEKIDVATAAAV; via the coding sequence ATGTACGACGACGTCCCCGCGTTCCCCCATGTCTCGGAACGGGTTCAGACGCTGCATGCGCAGATGACCCTCGATGAGAAGCTCGCCCAGCTCGTGGGCTACTGGCTCGACCAGAACGGCACCGTCGCGCCGATGCAGAGCGAGATGGCGGCCGGGCAGAAGGCGGCCGGTGCGCTGGCCGAGGTCACCCGCGACGGCATCGGCCACTACACCCGCGTCTACGGCACGCGGCCGGTCGAACCCGCCGAGCGCGCTCAGTGGCTGTGGCACGAACAGCGCCGCCTCAAGCGCGAGACGCGACTGGGCATCCCGGCCATCGTGCACGAGGAGTGTCTGACGGGTCTGGCCGCATGGAAGGCTGCCGTCTTCCCCACTCCCCTGGCCTGGGGCGCCGCGTTCGACCCCGACCTGGTGCGCGAGATGGCCCAGGCCATCGGCGATTCGATGCGCGAGCTCGGCGTGCACCAGGGACTGGCACCCGTGCTGGACGTCATCCAGGACCCGCGGTGGGGACGCGTCGACGAATGCATCGGCGAGGACCCGTACCTGGTCGGCACCGTCGGCACCGCGTACGTGCAGGGCCTGCAGGCTTCCGGCATCCACGCCACCCTCAAGCATTTCGCCGGATACTCGGCCTCGCAGTCGGGCCGCAACCACGCCCCGGTGCACGTCGGCCCGCGCGAGATGGCCGACGTGTTCGTGCCTCCGTTCGAGATGGCGGTGGCCGAAGGGCGCCCCGCCTCGGTGATGAACGCCTACACGGCCCTGGACGGTCTGCCGATGGCGGCAGACCCCGGCTACCTCACCACGCTGCTGCACGATCGGCTCGGGTTCGACGGCGTCGTGGTGGCCGACTACTTCTCGGTCGCCTTCCTCGAGGTCATGCAGGCCGTGGCATCCGACCGCGGCCACGCCGCCGCACTCGCCCTGGAAGCGGGAGTGGATGTCGAGCTGCCCACCGGCGACGCCTACCTCGAGCCGCTGCGCGAGCGCGTGCGCTCCGGGGCGTTCGATGAGCGCTACATCGACCGTGCCGTGCTGCGGGTGCTCCGGCAGAAGGAGCAGCTCGGCCTGCTGGACGCCGACGCGTACGAGGACGAGCCGCCCACCCTCATCGACCTGGACTCCCCGCGCCACCGCGACATCGCGCGCCGGCTCGCGCAGGAATCGGTCGTGCTGCTCTCGAACGACGGCACACTGCCGCTGAAGCCGGCCACCCGCATCGCGGTGATCGGGCCCAACGCCGACCGATCCGAGGCCCTGCAGGGCTGCTATTCGTTCGCGAACCACGTGCTCGCCCACCACCCGGGGGTGCCGGTCGGGGTGCAGATCCCCACCGTCTCCGAGGCGCTGCGCACCGCCGGGTTCGAGACGACGTTCGCCCACGGCTGTGCTGTCGACGGCACCGACACGTCGGGTTTCGCCGACGCCGTCGTCGCCGCCCGTGATGCAGACGTGGCCGTGATCGTCGCCGGCGACCAGGCGGGCCTGTTCGGCCGCGGCACCGTCGGCGAGGGCAACGACGCCGAGTCGCTCGAGCTGCCCGGCGTGCAGCGTGCACTCATCGAGGCGGTCGTTGCCACAGGCACCCCCGTGGTGGTGGTGCTGTTGACCGGGCGTCCCTACGTGCTGGATTGGGCATTGGATGCCGAGGGCCCGCGTCCGCACGCGGTGCTGCAGTCGTTCTTCCCAGGCGAGGAGGGCGGCACGGCGATCGCCGACGTGCTCAGCGGCGACGCGGCACCGTCGGGCCGCCTGCCGATCTCGCTCCCCCGGTCGACGGGCGCGCAGCCCTACACGTACCTGCACCCCATCCTGGGAGGCGATTCCGACGTGACGGCGGCGCACTCCAGGCCGGTGCGGCCGTTCGGCTTCGGTCTGTCGTACACGACTTTCGCCTATCGCGACCTGGTCGTCGACGCCGAATGCCCGGCCGGTGACGAGTTCGACGCCGAAGTGACCGTGACCAACACCGGATCGGTCGCCGGCACCGACGTCGTGCAGCTGTACGGCCACGACGTGCAGGCCCAGATCGCACGTCCGGTCGCCCAGCTGCTCGGCTATGCCCGCGTGCACCTCGAGGCGGGTGAGTCGGTACGCGTCCGATTCCGGGTGCCCAGCGTGCGATTCGCCTTCAGCGACCGGTCCCTCACGCGCATCGTCGAGCCCGGCGATGTGCAGGTGTGGATCGGCGCGCACTCCGAGGCGACGGCCGCCGACGCCGAGACCGCGGCCGACGCGCGCGACGACGGCGGGTTCGGCGTCAGCGCCGACGGCGGGCACAGGGCGACCGAGCTCCGGGTGGCGGGTGCTGCCACCGCGCGTGCCACCGTGGCGCTGACGGGCCGGCCCCACGCCGTGACCGGCGCCGAGGCGCGCACCGTGCGGTGCGAGAAGATCGACGTAGCCACGGCTGCGGCGGTCTGA
- a CDS encoding carbohydrate ABC transporter permease, whose translation MPSADRRRGKRAAAWRTRMEITVLSGPAIIVFLGFVIFPVAMAAYYGFFNWQGYGPATDFVGLKNYVVIFTDPTFLEALTHNGVILVLSLVMQGPLAILLALLLNQKMRGRTIIRVLIFVPYVIAEVIVGTGFSLMLQTSGAMNALLKNIGLGFLQADWLADPAIAIWTLMFILTWKYIGFAVILFLAGLQGIPTELFEAAAIDGASYWQIQRRITLPLLGPTVRIWAFLSIIGSLQLFDLVYIIWGQYVAGVAGTSTMATYMVTNGRDAGNFGYGNAVAVVIFFISLIIALIYQRFVLRRDTAGALTEGRK comes from the coding sequence ATGCCCTCGGCCGACCGGCGCCGCGGAAAGCGTGCCGCCGCATGGCGTACCCGCATGGAGATCACGGTGCTCTCGGGCCCTGCGATCATCGTGTTCCTCGGCTTCGTGATCTTCCCGGTCGCGATGGCCGCCTACTATGGCTTCTTCAACTGGCAGGGCTACGGGCCGGCCACCGACTTCGTCGGACTGAAGAACTACGTCGTCATCTTCACGGATCCGACATTCCTCGAAGCCCTCACGCACAACGGCGTGATCCTGGTCCTGTCGCTGGTGATGCAGGGACCGCTCGCGATCCTGCTCGCGCTCCTGCTGAACCAGAAGATGCGCGGTCGCACCATCATCCGCGTGCTGATCTTCGTGCCGTATGTGATCGCCGAGGTCATCGTCGGCACCGGGTTCAGCCTCATGCTGCAGACCAGCGGCGCGATGAACGCGCTGCTGAAGAACATCGGCCTCGGATTCCTCCAGGCCGACTGGCTGGCAGACCCGGCCATCGCCATCTGGACGCTGATGTTCATCCTGACGTGGAAATACATCGGCTTCGCCGTCATCCTGTTCCTCGCGGGCCTGCAGGGCATCCCCACCGAGCTGTTCGAGGCCGCCGCGATCGACGGTGCGTCGTACTGGCAGATCCAGCGGCGCATCACGCTGCCGCTGCTGGGTCCCACGGTGCGCATATGGGCGTTCCTGTCCATCATCGGATCGCTGCAGCTGTTCGACCTCGTGTACATCATCTGGGGTCAATACGTCGCCGGCGTGGCCGGCACATCGACGATGGCCACCTACATGGTCACGAACGGCCGTGACGCCGGAAACTTCGGCTACGGCAACGCGGTCGCCGTCGTGATCTTCTTCATCTCCCTGATCATCGCGCTGATCTACCAGCGCTTCGTCCTGCGCCGCGATACCGCCGGCGCACTCACCGAAGGGCGCAAGTGA
- a CDS encoding carbohydrate ABC transporter permease encodes MSATTSIVTRGRHREKERLQWGSPAVYFIALVLVAVCLAPVLYIVIGGFRTNAQITTNPAGLPNPWEFGNYLDVLTSDVFWLQVGNSLIAAAFTTAGVVVLGLMVSYVLARYHFRGRGAMYALFAAGLMFPITVAITPLYILVKDLGLMNSLAGVILPQIAFALPTTVIILVPFLRAIPDEIEEAAAIDGAGRLGFFFRMVLRLAVPGVVTVGILAFIGSWNSYLLPLFILNDASTYTLPLGVQAFSSQYSVDTARVLAFTSLAMLPALLFFLVFQRRIVGGLTGAVKG; translated from the coding sequence ATGTCGGCCACGACTTCGATCGTCACCCGCGGTCGACACCGCGAGAAGGAACGACTGCAGTGGGGCAGCCCCGCCGTCTACTTCATCGCTCTGGTGCTGGTGGCCGTCTGCCTGGCACCCGTGCTGTACATCGTGATCGGCGGGTTCCGCACCAACGCGCAGATCACGACGAACCCTGCCGGCCTGCCCAACCCGTGGGAGTTCGGCAACTACCTCGACGTGCTCACCAGCGACGTGTTCTGGCTGCAGGTCGGCAACTCGCTGATCGCCGCCGCCTTCACCACCGCGGGAGTCGTCGTGCTGGGGCTCATGGTCAGCTATGTGCTGGCGCGCTACCACTTCCGCGGACGCGGGGCGATGTACGCCCTGTTCGCCGCCGGTCTGATGTTCCCGATCACCGTGGCCATCACTCCGCTGTACATCCTGGTCAAAGACCTGGGCCTGATGAACAGCCTGGCCGGGGTCATCCTGCCGCAGATCGCCTTCGCGTTGCCGACGACCGTGATCATCCTGGTGCCGTTCCTGCGTGCGATCCCCGACGAGATCGAAGAGGCCGCCGCGATCGACGGCGCGGGCCGACTCGGCTTCTTCTTCCGCATGGTGCTGCGCTTGGCGGTGCCCGGCGTGGTGACGGTGGGCATCCTCGCGTTCATCGGCAGCTGGAACAGCTACCTGCTGCCGCTGTTCATCCTGAACGACGCATCCACCTACACACTGCCGCTGGGCGTGCAGGCCTTCTCGTCCCAGTACTCGGTCGACACCGCCCGCGTGCTCGCCTTCACCTCGCTGGCGATGCTCCCGGCACTACTGTTCTTCCTCGTCTTCCAGCGCCGCATCGTCGGGGGCCTGACCGGCGCGGTCAAGGGCTGA
- a CDS encoding response regulator: protein MIRVVLADDQALFRAGIRMVIDSQADLEVVGEVSNGRQAIDVVRATSPDVVLMDIRMPVMDGLVATAELLQDADAPRIVMLTTFDLDEAAARAIRQGASGFLLKDADPEFLLAAIRTVHAGSAVIAASATRDLFAHTMDAASHPVPDSYGDLTEREREIFALAARGLSNAEIAAREFLSEATVKTHISRILAKLALRDRVQLVVFAFEHGLA, encoded by the coding sequence GTGATCCGGGTGGTGCTCGCGGACGACCAGGCGCTGTTCCGCGCGGGCATCCGCATGGTGATCGATTCGCAGGCCGACCTCGAGGTCGTGGGCGAGGTATCCAACGGACGTCAGGCCATCGACGTGGTGCGCGCGACGAGCCCGGACGTCGTGCTGATGGACATCCGCATGCCGGTCATGGACGGCCTGGTCGCGACGGCTGAGCTGCTGCAGGATGCCGATGCCCCCCGCATCGTGATGCTCACCACGTTCGACCTGGATGAGGCTGCGGCCCGGGCGATCCGGCAGGGTGCGAGCGGCTTCCTGCTCAAGGACGCCGACCCGGAGTTTCTGCTGGCGGCGATCCGCACCGTGCATGCCGGGTCGGCCGTGATCGCGGCATCCGCGACCCGCGACCTGTTCGCGCACACGATGGATGCCGCGTCCCACCCCGTGCCGGACTCGTACGGCGATCTCACCGAGCGCGAGCGCGAGATCTTCGCCCTGGCCGCGCGCGGGCTGTCGAACGCCGAGATCGCGGCGCGGGAGTTCCTGTCGGAGGCGACCGTGAAGACGCACATCAGCAGGATCCTCGCCAAGCTCGCCCTGCGTGACCGAGTGCAGCTGGTGGTCTTCGCCTTCGAGCACGGCCTGGCCTGA